A window of Aquila chrysaetos chrysaetos chromosome 19, bAquChr1.4, whole genome shotgun sequence genomic DNA:
CCTGGATCCAGGAATGGCAGCATGTCATGGTCCAGCTTTGTGGTCATTcaataattctgaattttctgacTCTGACTTCCTAAATATAACTCGATTAGGAGAGTCTTTAAAAAGGAGTGAAGTTGACAAAGTAGGAAAGTTTGGACTGGGATTCAATTCTGTTTATCATATCACTGATGTTCCTATTATTTTGAGCCGTGAATTCATGATTATGTTTGATCCAAATGTTAACCATATCAGTAAGCATATTAGAGATAAGTCTAACCCTGGGATCAAAATCAACTGGAGTAAACAACAGAAGAGGCTACGAAAATTTCCTAATCAATTTAAGCCATTTATAGGAGTTTTTGGTTGCCAGCTACCACTGACTGTAGAATCTCCTTACAGCTACAAAGGAACGCTTTTCAGGCTGTCCTTTAGAACTCAGCAGGAAGCTAAAGTGAGTGAAGTCAGCAGTGCATGTTACAATACAGCAGACATTTACTCTCTTGTGGATGAATTTAGCATTTGTGGTCATAGACTGATAATATTTGCTCAGAGTGTAAATTCAATGGTtttgaaatacttgaaaattgAGGCAGATGATCCTGGGGTGGCACAAGATGTTGTCACTATCAAAAAAAATTTGTGTTCTTCCAAAGCCTTGACTGCACCAAATGTAAGTGTTTTAAAGGAAGCGGCTAAACTCATGAAGGTCTGCAGCAGTAGTAATAAAAAGCTTCCCACTGAAACACCAAAGTCCTCCTGTATCTTACAGATAGTAGTAGAAGAATTTCACCATGTATTTAGAAGGATTGCTGATTTACAGTCTCCACTTTTCAGAGGTACAGAGGATGATCcagcttctttctttgaaatggCTAAATCAGGACAGATAAAAAGATCAGCTGATGAATTGCCACAGAAGACAGTAGATTCAACAACATGGCTTATATGTTCTTGCATGGACATTGgagatgctttaaaattttcattacatGAAAGTGGACGAAGACTAGGTCTTGTTCCCTGTGGTGGAGTAGGAGTGTTGCTGTCTGAAACCCAGGATCAAAAGTGGATTGTGAAACCTAATTGCAACACCATAGGTGAAGTATTCTGCTATTTACCTCTACGAATAAAAACAGGCTTACCTCTTCATATAAATGGCTGCTTTGCAGTTACTTCAAATCGGAAAGAGATCTGGAAAACAGACACGAAAGGAAGATGGAATACAGTATTCATGAGGCATGTTATTGTAAAAGCCTACATAGAAGCACTTTGTGTTCTACGTGACATGGCAATCAACGGCGAGCTAGTTGACTACAGTTACTGTGCAGTGTGGCCAGATCCTGATTCGGTTCATgatgatttttctgttatttgtcAAGGATTTTATGAAGATATAGCTcatatgaaaagcaaagaagggatcaaagtgttttctgatggTTTCTCTTGGGTTTCCATGAAGAATGTAAGGTTTTTGGATGACTCTATACTAAAACGACCAGATGTTGGACCATCGGCCTTTAAGATCTTTCTGAAGTACCTTAAAAAAACTGGTTCCAAAAATCTGTGTGCTGTAGATCTCCCATCCTGGGTAAAGACAGGGTTTGAAGAAGCAGGATGCAAATACATATTGCTGGAGAACACTTTCTCTGAGAAACAGTTCTTTTCTGAGGTATTTTTCCCTAATGTTCAGGAGATAGATGCAGAGCTGCGTGATCCTTTGATGCGTTATGTTCTCAATGAAAAAGTTGAGGAGTTCTCAGGAATTCTTCGTGTTACTCCATGTATTCCCTGTTCTTTGGATGAACATCCATTAGTTACACCATCAAGACTGATCCATCCTGAAGGAAGAGTTGCAAAGTTGTATGATGCTGAAGATGGACGATTTCCTTATGGCACCGCTCAGGATTATCTTAACCCAGTTATTTTGGTTAAGCTTGTTCAGTTGGGAATGGCTAAAGATGATATTTTATGGGAGGATCTGATAGAACGTGCAGAGTCAGTAGCTGAAATTAACAAGATTGATCATGCTGCAGCTTGTCTCAGAAGCAGTATTATATTGAGCCTTATTGATGAAAAACTAAAATCTAGGGACCCTAGAGCTAAAGAATTTGCTGCAAAATGTCAAAccatccctttccttcctttccttagCAAGCCAGCAGGCTTCTCACTGCACTGGAAAGGCAGTGATTTTCAGCCTGAAGCGATGTTTCCAGCAACTGATCTTTTTACTGCCGATCATCAAGATATAGTTTGCCTAATACAACCAATTCTTAATGAAAATTCCCACTCCTTTAAAGGTTGTGGTGCTTTGTCATTAGCTGTCAAAGAATTTTTGGGTTTACTGAAGAAACCAGCTGTTAATTTGGTCATAAATCAGTTAGAAGAAGTTGCAAAGTCATTTGATGGAATCACATTATATCAAGAAAATATCACTAATGCTTGTTACAAATACCTCCACGAAGCAATGTTACAGAATGAATCGACAAAAGCTATGATAATTGAACAACTGacaaactgtagttttattCTGGTTGAGAATGTGTATGTTGATCCAACAAAAGtgtcttttcatttgaattttgaaGCAGCACCCTATCTCTATCAGTTGCcgaataaatataaaaatagtttcCGTGAGCTATTTGAAAGTGTGGGTGTAAGACAGGCTTTCACAGTTGAAGATTTTGCTGTAGTTCTGGAATTAATAAATCAGGAAAGAGGGACCAAACAACTAACAGAAGACAACTTTCAGCTTTGCAGGAGAATAATTAGTGAAGGAATATGGAGCCTCATTAGAGAGAAGAAGCAGGAATTTTGTGAGAAAAAGTATGGTGATATTTTGTTACCCGATACTCGTCTTGCACTTCTGCCTGCAAAATCTTTGTGTTACAATGACTGTCCATGGATTAAAGTTAAAGACACAACTGTTAAATATTGTCATGGTGATATTCCGAGAGAAGTTGCAGTAAAGCTTGGAGCAGTACCAAAACGCCATAAAGCTTTGGAAAGATATGCATCCAATATCTGTTTTACTACCCTTGGAACAGAATttgggcagaaagaaaaattgacaaGTAGAATTAAAAGCATTCTTAATGCCTacccttcagaaaaagaaatgctgaaagagCTCCTTCAGAATGCAGATGATGCAAAAGCTACAGAGatctgttttgtgtttgatCCTAGACAGCATCCAGCCGACAGAATATTTGATGAGAAATGGGCACCACTTCAAGGACCAGCACTGTGTGTTTACAACAATCAGCCTTTTACAGAAGATGATATTCGAGGAATTCAGAACCTTGGAAAAGGTACAAAAGTAGGAAATCCCTGTAAAACTGGACAATATGGTATAGGTTTCAATTCTGTTTATCATATTACTGATTGTCCTTCTTTCATATCTGGCAATGACATACTTTGTATTTTTGATCCTCATGCTAGATATGCACCAGGTTCAACATCAACAAGTCCTGGTCGCATGTTTAGAGATTTAGATGCAGATTTCAGAACACAGTTCTCAGATGTACTGGACCTCTACTTAGGAAATCACTTTAAACTGGATAATTGCACGATGTTTAGGTTTCCTCTTCGAAATGGAGAAATGGCAAAAGTATCAGAAATTTCCTCAGTTCCTTGCTCAGATAGAATGGTCCAAAATCTTTTAGATAAGCTGCGTACAGACGGAGCAGAACTCTTAATGTTTTTGAACCATATGGAAAAAATTTCTATTTGTGAGATAGAAAAAACAACAGGAGCACTAAATGTGTTGTATTCTGTACAAGGCAAAATCACTGATGGAGACAGACTGAAACGAAAGCAATTCCATGCATCTGTAATTGACAGTGTAactaaaaaaaagcagctaagtGAAATACCTGTGCAACAGATTACTTACACAATGGATACTGAAGACTCTGAAGGAAATCTTACAACTTGGTTAATTTGTAACAGGTCAGGCTTTTCTGCCATGGAAAAGGTATCCAAAAGTGTGGTTTCAGCCCACAAGAATGAGGACATTACTCTTTTTCCACGTGGTGGGGTCGCAGCTTGCATTACTCATAATTACAAAAAACCTCACAGAGCATTCTGTTTCTTACCATTATCATTAGAAACTGGATTACCTTTTCATGTGAATGGACACTTTGCTCTGGATTCTGCAAGAAGAAATCTGTGGCGTGATGATAATGGTGTTGGAGTAAGAAGTGACTGGAATAGTAGCCTAATGACAGCACTGATAGCACCAGCCTATGTTGAACTGCTGATTCAGCTGAAGAAACGGTATTTTCCAGGCACTGATCCTACAGTATCAGTGCTGCAAAACACACCTATTCATGTTGTgaaagacactttaaaaaaatttttatccttttttccagttaataGACTTGATATTCAGCCAGATTGGTATTGTTTAGTGAAAGCAGTTTACAGTTGCATTTATGAAGATTTGAAGCGTCTTTTACCTGTTATGCGAGCTCCAAATATTGATGGTTCTGATTTGCATTCTGCTGTTATCATCACATGGGTTAACATGTCTACTGTGAACAAAGGCAGGCCATTCTTTGACAACTTACTACAAGATGAATTGCAGCATctcaaaaatacagaatataacATCACAACGCGGAAGACAGTGGCTGAAAATGTTTACAGACTCAAGCATTTACTCTTAGAAATTGGATTTAATTTGGTATATAACTGTGATGAAACTGCAAATCTTTACCACTGTTTGGTAGATGCAGATATTCCTGTCACCTATGTGACACCTGCTGATGTCCGATTATTTttgatgacattttcttttccagactcTAATTGTCACATTGGAAAGTTACCCTGCCGTCTTCAGCAGACAAATTTGAAACTCTTCCATAGTCTCAAACTTCTGGTTGACTACTGTTTtaaagatgcagaagaaaatgaaatccaaaTTGAGGGCTTGCCACTCCTTATTACTCTTGATaatgttttgcaaatttttGATTCAAAGCGACCAAAGTTCTTGACAACATACCACGAACTGATTCCATCTCGCAAGGATCTCTTTATGAACACATTGTATTTGAGATACAACAATATTTTACTTAGCAGTGAAGTAGCAAAAGTCTTTGATATCAGAAGTTTTGCTGAATTGTTATCATCTGTGTTGCCTAGAGAATATAAAACTAGAAATTGTatgaaatggaaggaaaacttTGCAAGTGAATCTTGGCTTAAAAATGCCTGGCATTTTATTAGTGAGTCTATAAATataaaggaagagcaagaagaTACGCAAGCAAAATTCGATGATGTTGTTGAAACTTTGAAGGACTGGACTTTGCTCCCCGGTGTAAGGTTTACTGTCTCAGCTAATCATCTTGTTGTGCCAGAGTGCGATGTTTTGCTGCCCCTCAGCATTATGCATATAGCTGTTTTTCCAAATGCTCAGAGTGATAAAGTCTTTCatgctttaatgaaaacaggCTGTATTCAGCTGGCATTGAACAAAATTTGTTCCAAAGACAGTGCTTTGGTGCCTTTCTTGTCAGGACGTACAGCAAATATAGATAATCCTTCAAGCATTCTGAAAGCCATACAATATATGGTACAGACATCAACTTTTAGGACTGAAAAGTTAGCAGAAAGTGACTTTGAGGCTCTCTTAATGTACTTTAATTGCAATTTATGTCATTTGACATCTCAGGAtgacattaaaattttaaagtctCTTCCATGTTATAAATCCATTAGTGGCCGATAcatcagcatttcaaaatatggGACGTGTTATGTCCTCACAAAAAGCATCCCATCAGTAGAAGTAGACAGATGGACACAGTCGACTTCATCAGCTTTTCTTGAAGAGAAGGTTCATTTGAAAGATTTGTATACTGTGCTTGGCTGTGTCTCTGTGGATGATCTTGAAGTGTACTTGAAACATCTTTTGCCAAAAATCGAAAGTCTGTCTTACGATGCAAAATTAGAACACTTGATCTACTTAAAGAATAGGCTAACTAGCATtgaagaaacttcagaaatgaagGAACAGCTGTTTGAAAAGCTTGAAAGCATTTTGATCATTCATGATGCAAGCAATAGAttaaaacctgcaaaatatttttatgacagGACTGTAAAAGTCTTTGAAGTTATGCTTCCTGAAAAATTTTTTATacctcaagatttttttaagaaactagAGCAGCTTACAAAACCGAAAAATCAAGCTGCATTCCTGCCATCATGGGTAACTTTTCTACGACATATCGGATTGAAATTCATCATTTCACAGCAACAATTACTACAGTTTGCTAAGGAGATCAGCATGCgagcaaatacagaaaactggtctaaagaaacactgcaaaatactGTCGATGTCCTCCTTCATCACATATTTCAAGAGAGAACTGACCTTCTGTCAggaaattttctgaaagaattgtcattaattccttttctgtgcCCTGAACGAGCTCCAGCAGAATTTGTTAGATTTCATCCTCAGTATCAAGAAGTTAATGGGACGCTTCCTCTTATACGATTCAATGGGGCACAGGTGAATCCTAAATTCAAACAGACTGATGTGTTGCAGTTGCTGTGGACTTCGTGTCCCATTCTTCCTGAGAAAGCAACACCTTTAAGTATCAAAGAGCAAGAGGGAAGTAGTCTTGGTGCACAAGAACAACTTGAGCAAGTTTTAACTATGCTGAATGTTAATTTGGACCCTCCTCTGGACAAAGTCATCAATAACTGCAGGAACATATGTAATATAACAACTTTGGATGAGGACATGGTGAAAACTAGGGCCAAGGTCCTAAGAAGCATTTATGAATTTCTTAGTACAGAGAAAAGGGAATTCCGCTTTCAGCTTCGAGGAGTTTCTTTTGTAATGGTGGAAGAAGGTTGGAAGCTCCTTAAGCCTGAAGAGGTAGTAATAAACCTTGAGTATGAATCTGATTTTAAACCTTATCTTTACAAACTTCCTTTAGAACTTGGTACTTTCCATCAGTTATTTAAACATTTGGGTACTGAAGATATTATTTCAACAAAGCAGTATGTTGAAGTTCTAGGTCGCATATTCAAGAACTCGGAAGGAAAGCAATTGGATCCTAATGAAATGCGCACGGTTAAAAGAGTAGTTTCTGGCCTGTTCAAAAGTCTTCAGAATGATTCTGTCAAGGTTAGAAATGACCTTGAGAATATGAGGGATTTTGCCCTTTACCTGCCAAGTCAGGATGGTAGGTTGGTAAAGTCTAGTATCTTAGTTTTTGATGATGCACCCCACTACAAAAGCAGAATCCAGGGTAACATTGGTGTGCAAATGCTTGTTGATCTTAGCCAGTGTTACTTAGGCAAGGACCATGGTTTTCACACTAAACTGATAATGTTATTCCCTCAGAAGTTGAGGCCTCGCTTACTTAGCAGTATTCTTGAGGAACAGTTGGATGAAGAGTCTCCCAAAATTTGTCAGTTTGGAGCGTTATGTTCTTTGCAGGGAAGGTTACAGTTACTGTTGTCTTCAGAACAATTCATCACAGGACTCATTAGGATTATGAAGCA
This region includes:
- the SACS gene encoding sacsin isoform X1: MEIEDKNRLARVSVLHDCLGCRTFELPPSAAVGDVKARIEAEAGFPAAEQRLWHRGRELSDGTKIVDLQKSQNQVFLKLQSKGLKGGGRFGQTTPPLVDFLKDILRRYPEGGQILKELIQNAEDAGATEVRFLYDETQYGTETLWSKDMAQYQGPAFYAYNDAIFTPEDWHGIQEIARSRKKDDPLKVGRFGIGFNSVYHITDVPSIFSGDQIGMLDPHQTLFGPHESGQCWNLKEDSKEINELTDQFAPFIGVFGSTKETFKNGNFPGTFFRFPLRLQPSQLSSNVYDKPKVLELFESFRADADTVLLFLKSVQDVSLHVREADGTERLIFRVTASENKALKHERPNSIKILGAAINQYCKGVPSNSITCVTYHVNIVVEDESVKDAQKTSWLVCNCVGGRGMCTELDCLADDLKFVPTIGIAMSLSTNGEEKGAVADFSGRAFCFLPLPPGEESKTGLPVHVSGFFGLTDNRRSIKWRELDQWRDPAALWNDLLVLNIVPKAYTTLILEAIKRMETEKNSDFPLSAERIYRLWPDENKIRVPWKPIVVPLFKELLQHTVIYSVSNQWIKVEQVHFSEMDESLEYTQSVLNYLQNSGKQIAKVPANIASAVHLTISTAKAVKKVTPAVVRQVLRKSGHSGPAEEKLHLLEFVLSDGVYSDLIGLELLPLQNGNFIPFSSSVSEQDVVYITSEEYPRSLFPGLEGRLLSDDLKPEVLAALKEAAKSRGRPCTQLQLLNPERFARLIKEVMNSVWPGRDMVVQWYPGLEDKNHPSVSWLKMVWKNLYIHFSDDLSVFDDMPLIPKTLLEENQTSVELIRFRNPSPIILEDESETQLPEYLADIIQKVGGVVLKKLDTSIQHPLIKKYVHPPLPSAILQIMEKMSLQKLCNQVASFPSTHKDALRAFLASLTDASEKERRIIQELLIFKKIEKSSDESAPVFTGLKGSKVLHHTAKIPPGLRFSIPIIDSSDEATIRLANLLKIEQLKSTDCLKFVIEDIRSDFYSYDETTQIMQWVLENLTFLKNENTDVIDWLTSLKFIKISQEEILSANELFDPEVELLQNLFYAEEEICFPPVIFTSSDILHSLRQIGLKNEANLEESDIMRVANKIESLHANSNTNHDLLLRKARTLLMILNKNHTLLHSSETKAALKKIKWIPACKERPPNYPGSLVWKGDHCNLCSPPEMCDIAHAILVGSSVPLVENVLLDIEKALGIPTKPSIKAVLKHFKVVVDWHSSKTFSDEDYYQFQHILLEIYGFMHDHLEEGKEAFKALKFPWVWTGKTFCSLTQAVIKSVPDLDLQPYLHYVPKTMAKFHQLFKCCGSIEQLTPDHVSMVIQKIYLKSEQSLSEQESKQNLHIMLSIIRWLYSNQIPASLHTPMPLYSGKLPYKLAMRPIHECCYCDIKVDDLNDLLEDSVEPIILVHEDIPMKTAEWLNVPCLSTRLINPENMGFEQSGQREPLTVRIKNILEEYPSISDIFKELLQNADDANATECNFLIDMRRNMDIRENLLDPGMAACHGPALWSFNNSEFSDSDFLNITRLGESLKRSEVDKVGKFGLGFNSVYHITDVPIILSREFMIMFDPNVNHISKHIRDKSNPGIKINWSKQQKRLRKFPNQFKPFIGVFGCQLPLTVESPYSYKGTLFRLSFRTQQEAKVSEVSSACYNTADIYSLVDEFSICGHRLIIFAQSVNSMVLKYLKIEADDPGVAQDVVTIKKNLCSSKALTAPNVSVLKEAAKLMKVCSSSNKKLPTETPKSSCILQIVVEEFHHVFRRIADLQSPLFRGTEDDPASFFEMAKSGQIKRSADELPQKTVDSTTWLICSCMDIGDALKFSLHESGRRLGLVPCGGVGVLLSETQDQKWIVKPNCNTIGEVFCYLPLRIKTGLPLHINGCFAVTSNRKEIWKTDTKGRWNTVFMRHVIVKAYIEALCVLRDMAINGELVDYSYCAVWPDPDSVHDDFSVICQGFYEDIAHMKSKEGIKVFSDGFSWVSMKNVRFLDDSILKRPDVGPSAFKIFLKYLKKTGSKNLCAVDLPSWVKTGFEEAGCKYILLENTFSEKQFFSEVFFPNVQEIDAELRDPLMRYVLNEKVEEFSGILRVTPCIPCSLDEHPLVTPSRLIHPEGRVAKLYDAEDGRFPYGTAQDYLNPVILVKLVQLGMAKDDILWEDLIERAESVAEINKIDHAAACLRSSIILSLIDEKLKSRDPRAKEFAAKCQTIPFLPFLSKPAGFSLHWKGSDFQPEAMFPATDLFTADHQDIVCLIQPILNENSHSFKGCGALSLAVKEFLGLLKKPAVNLVINQLEEVAKSFDGITLYQENITNACYKYLHEAMLQNESTKAMIIEQLTNCSFILVENVYVDPTKVSFHLNFEAAPYLYQLPNKYKNSFRELFESVGVRQAFTVEDFAVVLELINQERGTKQLTEDNFQLCRRIISEGIWSLIREKKQEFCEKKYGDILLPDTRLALLPAKSLCYNDCPWIKVKDTTVKYCHGDIPREVAVKLGAVPKRHKALERYASNICFTTLGTEFGQKEKLTSRIKSILNAYPSEKEMLKELLQNADDAKATEICFVFDPRQHPADRIFDEKWAPLQGPALCVYNNQPFTEDDIRGIQNLGKGTKVGNPCKTGQYGIGFNSVYHITDCPSFISGNDILCIFDPHARYAPGSTSTSPGRMFRDLDADFRTQFSDVLDLYLGNHFKLDNCTMFRFPLRNGEMAKVSEISSVPCSDRMVQNLLDKLRTDGAELLMFLNHMEKISICEIEKTTGALNVLYSVQGKITDGDRLKRKQFHASVIDSVTKKKQLSEIPVQQITYTMDTEDSEGNLTTWLICNRSGFSAMEKVSKSVVSAHKNEDITLFPRGGVAACITHNYKKPHRAFCFLPLSLETGLPFHVNGHFALDSARRNLWRDDNGVGVRSDWNSSLMTALIAPAYVELLIQLKKRYFPGTDPTVSVLQNTPIHVVKDTLKKFLSFFPVNRLDIQPDWYCLVKAVYSCIYEDLKRLLPVMRAPNIDGSDLHSAVIITWVNMSTVNKGRPFFDNLLQDELQHLKNTEYNITTRKTVAENVYRLKHLLLEIGFNLVYNCDETANLYHCLVDADIPVTYVTPADVRLFLMTFSFPDSNCHIGKLPCRLQQTNLKLFHSLKLLVDYCFKDAEENEIQIEGLPLLITLDNVLQIFDSKRPKFLTTYHELIPSRKDLFMNTLYLRYNNILLSSEVAKVFDIRSFAELLSSVLPREYKTRNCMKWKENFASESWLKNAWHFISESINIKEEQEDTQAKFDDVVETLKDWTLLPGVRFTVSANHLVVPECDVLLPLSIMHIAVFPNAQSDKVFHALMKTGCIQLALNKICSKDSALVPFLSGRTANIDNPSSILKAIQYMVQTSTFRTEKLAESDFEALLMYFNCNLCHLTSQDDIKILKSLPCYKSISGRYISISKYGTCYVLTKSIPSVEVDRWTQSTSSAFLEEKVHLKDLYTVLGCVSVDDLEVYLKHLLPKIESLSYDAKLEHLIYLKNRLTSIEETSEMKEQLFEKLESILIIHDASNRLKPAKYFYDRTVKVFEVMLPEKFFIPQDFFKKLEQLTKPKNQAAFLPSWVTFLRHIGLKFIISQQQLLQFAKEISMRANTENWSKETLQNTVDVLLHHIFQERTDLLSGNFLKELSLIPFLCPERAPAEFVRFHPQYQEVNGTLPLIRFNGAQVNPKFKQTDVLQLLWTSCPILPEKATPLSIKEQEGSSLGAQEQLEQVLTMLNVNLDPPLDKVINNCRNICNITTLDEDMVKTRAKVLRSIYEFLSTEKREFRFQLRGVSFVMVEEGWKLLKPEEVVINLEYESDFKPYLYKLPLELGTFHQLFKHLGTEDIISTKQYVEVLGRIFKNSEGKQLDPNEMRTVKRVVSGLFKSLQNDSVKVRNDLENMRDFALYLPSQDGRLVKSSILVFDDAPHYKSRIQGNIGVQMLVDLSQCYLGKDHGFHTKLIMLFPQKLRPRLLSSILEEQLDEESPKICQFGALCSLQGRLQLLLSSEQFITGLIRIMKHENDNAFLANEEKAIRLCKALREGLKVSCFEKLQTTLRVKGFAPIPHSKSETFAFLKRYGNAVILLYIQHSDSKDINFLLALAMTLKSATDNLISDTSYLIAMLGCNDIYRIGEKLDSLGVKYDSSEPSKLELPTPGTPIPAEIHYTLLMDPMNVFYPGEYVGYLVDAEGGDIYGSYQPTYTYAIIVQEVEREDDESPSFLGKIYQIDIGYSEYKIVSSLDLYKFSRPEESSQSRDSTPSTPTSPTEFPAHGPRTIPPLFTGRESHKTMSSKHHSPKKIKSNSLPEILREVTSVIEQAWKLPESERKKIIRRLYLKWHPDKNAENLDIANEVFKHLQNEINRLEKQAFMDQNMDRASRRPFSSSASRFQSDKFSFQRFYTSWNQEATSHKSERQQYKEKCPSSTAPSYSQRFFVPPTFRSVGNPVEARRWLRQARANFSAARNDLHKNANEWVCFKCYLSTKLALIAADYAVKGKSDKDVKPAALAQKIEEYSQQLEGLTNDVQTLEAYGVDSLKTRYPDLLPFPQIPNDRFTSEVAMRVMECTACIIIKLENFIQQKV